One Triticum dicoccoides isolate Atlit2015 ecotype Zavitan chromosome 3B, WEW_v2.0, whole genome shotgun sequence genomic window, TTCCATATGAGTGCATACCTAAACAGAAAGGATCGCAGCACGGGATCTATAATGCCTAGAAAAAGAGCCAAAAGGGATGGGAATCGCCACAAAAGAGAGGGAAGATGCAGAATCGAGATAGATGGAAAGTAAATCCATGCATGCAGACAAATTTGAAATCCAAAGAGGTAAGAAATCGCACCGGTCGCGGCTGACAAAACGCCTCTGTCACCCAGCTGAGGAACCGAGAAAGGAAGGAAGGGGATAGACAGTCTTCGCTGGCTCCGCCCCCTGCCGCTTCATATTCAGCTCCTCATGGGTCACGGACCTCGCTCTACGTGGGCTGGGCTAAATAATATATGGGCTATTCTAATACCTCCCGATCCCTATATCTCCCTATATGCACAACAAAGACATGTTTTTTCTTATGTTTCTTatcttttcctctctttttttgcaggaaatatATGCATGACCAGGTTTCTCATCatgataaccatgttttcaaacttgctaaaAATACATTCATGCCAACTTTACTCTCTCATTATAGTGGCCATATTTTCAAACTGCACATATTCATATCATGCAAAATTTTCCTTTTCCCATACTATTATTTAACAACGTAATAAACATGTTTACAAAATAGCATgatttagttgaaggttcttgcagcatgaaactattttcatcgacaacatgtcttcagcaggtctctgcgccatttggcgcaacgggtcaactagtactAATAACAAAAGGCTGGCGCTCAACCGTGTGATATTTTGGCGCGCTGTTCATCACCTCACGTGTATGATGCGTGTCCCTCAGACCATGTTGCAAATGACAGCGACAATAACAAAAGCGGTTGTAACATATATCACGTAATGAAAACATCCTTTTTATATGAACCGTAGAAAATGGTTCGATGGAGCGCAACACGGCTCATGTTACAAAGCTCCAAACGCAATAACGAGCCATGCTGTGAACGGCTGGGGCACACGACACGGGGGAGAGATCGGATGGTTGCGGAGGCGGCGAGGCGCGTCACGTGGGTAAGTGAGAATTGCTCGATCTCCATGACTCGTTGATTAAAAAATTGTAGGATCTTTTTTTAACATCATACAgatacaagcgctcatatacacgcgcatacactcaccctatgaacacacacacgcacatcctattcctatgagcaccttcgaaagactgagccggcatatcatcttgaaatttacgaagtcatcatagacacctcgtcgacgggaacgtctcctcgcaCTGAATGCACGTcgccggaaatcctaaaataaattcaggaataaatgcgagcacaaggatttgaaccctggtgggctggggatatcaCAGTACCTCTAACCATCCAACAACAGCTTCGTTCGCATTGTAGGATCTCCTTGATACATTAATCATTTGTCCACCTTTTTTGTGTTCAATTGCCCTTTCATCGCTCAAAAAATACATGAAAAAAGAGGAGGCAAATTTTACACATGATCAAAAATAAAGGAAAACAGAGAGAATGCCTTTGCCATCTCTCAGTTTGTTAAGTGGCTAATTGACTTGTAACATTAGCATGCTAGTGCGGCGTAGCTCTCCTCGTGTATAGTCTCCAACGTGGGCCGCCGCCTCGACAAGCGACCGCCGCTTATCCGTTGATTGAGCTCTCCGATCTCTGCCGCAGCTGCCTCGTTGTCCACGGCCATCTCATCCAACCGCGGCGTCCTGACCGGTGGGATGTCCTCCTCGGCGGCAACGGAAGCCACCCCTGGCGACGCCACGACGATGTCCGACACCTTGGCCGAAGCGGGCCTCCGGGCATGAGCCTCGCTGGCGAAAACGTCGGCGGGCACGGCCTTCGAGCCAAGCCGCTTCATGGGGAAGGCGGCGTAGACTCCCCCGAGTTCGAGGTCCTCGTCAGCCGCAAGCGCCACGATCCGGCGCCCCGCCTGCAGCGCGCGCGCGTCGGCCAGGAAATGGCCCGGCGCCTCGAGCATcacctccgccgccgtcgccggggGCCTGACCAGCCTCAGGCCGCCATCGGGGAGCACAATCCTGACGTCCTTGGCCGCCCCGGGGAACATGGCCAGCGTGCAGGACGCGAAGTTCCCCATGCCGAAGAGAGTCAGAGAAAGGCTAAAGGCGAAGCCAGAGTTTAAGGAATGAGAATTGTGATGGTTCGGCGTGTGTGCCTGCGGTGCGTGGGATCGGTTGCGCGGGAGATATATACAGGAGGAAACGCGTGATATAATAGGTGCATTCTGAGACGCGGATGTTTGGTACATGTGTGTATATGCATTTTATATGGGAAAAATAGTAATAATAATTAAATAAAAGGTAAAAGCTAAAATCCAGACGGACGGAATGTTGCAACAGGAGCCTACGATTTTGTAACCGTTCGATCCGCATCAGGCCACGCTCAGCTCCGTTGGATGTAGCAGTACTTTCATGAGGATACGGGCCATGCTTCGATTCAAATTTTATTGTTTGTGCtaatcatatactccctccattccaaaatatagcgcgtctTCAGTTTCCGTGCTTTAACTTTAaacataaatttaaccaacaaaaccaactgcggcgggagcaaaaattataccaatgaattcgtattcaaaagaagttttcacttatataattttttaTCCGGCCGCAGTCGGTAtcgttggttaaatttacggtcaaaattgAATCTCGAAAAGCGCGGGCgcgttatattttggaacagagggagtactaatcaTTTGACTTGTAGGACTGCAGCAATGCTCACCTTTTTCTAATCTGCATGTGTTGGCACGCGCTCCCAAGTACTGTAGCACACTAGACAAACTTTGAGAATAAAAAATATATATGTTCAGCACTCTTCATATTCTCCTGTACAAATTGATGAACATAGCAAATATATTGTTTCTTGTGCTTATCCC contains:
- the LOC119281441 gene encoding uncharacterized protein LOC119281441 gives rise to the protein MGNFASCTLAMFPGAAKDVRIVLPDGGLRLVRPPATAAEVMLEAPGHFLADARALQAGRRIVALAADEDLELGGVYAAFPMKRLGSKAVPADVFASEAHARRPASAKVSDIVVASPGVASVAAEEDIPPVRTPRLDEMAVDNEAAAAEIGELNQRISGGRLSRRRPTLETIHEESYAALAC